Proteins encoded within one genomic window of Balaenoptera ricei isolate mBalRic1 chromosome 10, mBalRic1.hap2, whole genome shotgun sequence:
- the FAM118A gene encoding protein FAM118A isoform X7: MDSVEKTTNRSEQKSSRKFLKSLIRKQPQELLLVIGTGVSAAVAPGIPALCSWRSCIEAIIEAAEQLEVLHPGDVAEFRRKVTKDGDLLVVAHDLIRKMSPRTGDTKPNFFQDCLLEVFDNLEQHIQSPLVLQSILSLMERGTMVLTTNYDNLLEIFGQQHNKPMESLDLKDKTKVLQWARGHMKYGVLHIHGLYTDPCGMVLDPSGYKDVTQDPEVMEVLQNLYCTKSFLFVGCGETLRDQIFQALFLYSVPNKVDLEHYMVVLKENEDHFFKHQADMLLHGIKVVSYGDCFDYFPGYVQDLATQICKQRSPDADRVDSTTLFGNACQDCAKRKLEENEIEVSKKLRQSDTVIP, encoded by the exons ATGGATTCCGTGGAAAAGACAACAAACAGAAGTGAACAAAAATCAAG tagaaagtttttaaaaagcctcatCCGGAAACAGCCCCAGGAACTGCTCCTGGTCATCGGGACAGGAGTCAGTGCCGCCGTGGCCCCAGGGATCCCCGCCCTGTGCTCGTGGAGGAGCTGCATCGAGGCCATCATCGAGGCCGCGGAGCAGCTCGAGGTGCTGCACCCCGGGGATGTGGCCGAGTTCCGCAGGAAGGTGACCAAGGACGGGGACCTGCTGGTTGTCGCCCATGACCTGATCCGGAAGATGTCCCCT CGCACGGGCGACACCAAGCCCAACTTCTTCCAGGACTGCCTGCTGGAGGTTTTCGACAACCTGGAGCAGCACATCCAGAGCCCGCTGGTGCTGCAGTCCATCCTCAGCCTGATGGAGAGGGGCACCATGGTGCTGACCACCAACTACGACAACCTGCTGGAGATCTTTGGGCAGCAGCACAACAAGCCCATGGAGTCTTTGGATCTGAAGGACAAGACCAAG GTCCTTCAGTGGGCTAGAGGACACATGAAGTACGGAGTTCTTCACATTCACGGCTTATACACAGACCCCTGCGGGATGGTGTTGGACCCATCGGGATACAAAGACGTTACTCAAGACCCAGAAGTCATG GAAGTTCTTCAGAACTTGTACTGCACCAAATCTTTTCTGTTTGTGGGCTGCGGAGAGACCCTTCGTGATCAGATATTCCAGGCCCTCTTCCTTTATTCGGTGCCAAACAAGGTGGATTTGGAGCACTACATGGTTGTGCTCAAGGAGAACGAAGACCATTTCTTTAAGCATCAGGCAGACATGCTTCTGCATGGGATCAAAGTCGTGTCCTACGGGGACTGTTTTGACTATTTTCCGGGGTACGTGCAAGACCTTGCCACTCAGATCTGCAAACAGCGAAGTCCAg ATGCCGATCGAGTGGACAGCACCACGTTGTTCG GTAATGCATGCCAGGACTGTGCAAAGAGGAagttagaagaaaatgaaattgaagTTTCAAAGAAACTCAGACAATCAGATACTG TCATCCCCTGA
- the FAM118A gene encoding protein FAM118A isoform X1: MDSVEKTTNRSEQKSSRKFLKSLIRKQPQELLLVIGTGVSAAVAPGIPALCSWRSCIEAIIEAAEQLEVLHPGDVAEFRRKVTKDGDLLVVAHDLIRKMSPRTGDTKPNFFQDCLLEVFDNLEQHIQSPLVLQSILSLMERGTMVLTTNYDNLLEIFGQQHNKPMESLDLKDKTKVLQWARGHMKYGVLHIHGLYTDPCGMVLDPSGYKDVTQDPEVMEVLQNLYCTKSFLFVGCGETLRDQIFQALFLYSVPNKVDLEHYMVVLKENEDHFFKHQADMLLHGIKVVSYGDCFDYFPGYVQDLATQICKQRSPDADRVDSTTLFGNACQDCAKRKLEENEIEVSKKLRQSDTVEKAAESAEQI; the protein is encoded by the exons ATGGATTCCGTGGAAAAGACAACAAACAGAAGTGAACAAAAATCAAG tagaaagtttttaaaaagcctcatCCGGAAACAGCCCCAGGAACTGCTCCTGGTCATCGGGACAGGAGTCAGTGCCGCCGTGGCCCCAGGGATCCCCGCCCTGTGCTCGTGGAGGAGCTGCATCGAGGCCATCATCGAGGCCGCGGAGCAGCTCGAGGTGCTGCACCCCGGGGATGTGGCCGAGTTCCGCAGGAAGGTGACCAAGGACGGGGACCTGCTGGTTGTCGCCCATGACCTGATCCGGAAGATGTCCCCT CGCACGGGCGACACCAAGCCCAACTTCTTCCAGGACTGCCTGCTGGAGGTTTTCGACAACCTGGAGCAGCACATCCAGAGCCCGCTGGTGCTGCAGTCCATCCTCAGCCTGATGGAGAGGGGCACCATGGTGCTGACCACCAACTACGACAACCTGCTGGAGATCTTTGGGCAGCAGCACAACAAGCCCATGGAGTCTTTGGATCTGAAGGACAAGACCAAG GTCCTTCAGTGGGCTAGAGGACACATGAAGTACGGAGTTCTTCACATTCACGGCTTATACACAGACCCCTGCGGGATGGTGTTGGACCCATCGGGATACAAAGACGTTACTCAAGACCCAGAAGTCATG GAAGTTCTTCAGAACTTGTACTGCACCAAATCTTTTCTGTTTGTGGGCTGCGGAGAGACCCTTCGTGATCAGATATTCCAGGCCCTCTTCCTTTATTCGGTGCCAAACAAGGTGGATTTGGAGCACTACATGGTTGTGCTCAAGGAGAACGAAGACCATTTCTTTAAGCATCAGGCAGACATGCTTCTGCATGGGATCAAAGTCGTGTCCTACGGGGACTGTTTTGACTATTTTCCGGGGTACGTGCAAGACCTTGCCACTCAGATCTGCAAACAGCGAAGTCCAg ATGCCGATCGAGTGGACAGCACCACGTTGTTCG GTAATGCATGCCAGGACTGTGCAAAGAGGAagttagaagaaaatgaaattgaagTTTCAAAGAAACTCAGACAATCAGATACTG
- the FAM118A gene encoding protein FAM118A isoform X9 encodes MDSVEKTTNRSEQKSSRKFLKSLIRKQPQELLLVIGTGVSAAVAPGIPALCSWRSCIEAIIEAAEQLEVLHPGDVAEFRRKVTKDGDLLVVAHDLIRKMSPDCLLEVFDNLEQHIQSPLVLQSILSLMERGTMVLTTNYDNLLEIFGQQHNKPMESLDLKDKTKVLQWARGHMKYGVLHIHGLYTDPCGMVLDPSGYKDVTQDPEVMEVLQNLYCTKSFLFVGCGETLRDQIFQALFLYSVPNKVDLEHYMVVLKENEDHFFKHQADMLLHGIKVVSYGDCFDYFPGYVQDLATQICKQRSPDADRVDSTTLFGNACQDCAKRKLEENEIEVSKKLRQSDTVEKAAESAEQI; translated from the exons ATGGATTCCGTGGAAAAGACAACAAACAGAAGTGAACAAAAATCAAG tagaaagtttttaaaaagcctcatCCGGAAACAGCCCCAGGAACTGCTCCTGGTCATCGGGACAGGAGTCAGTGCCGCCGTGGCCCCAGGGATCCCCGCCCTGTGCTCGTGGAGGAGCTGCATCGAGGCCATCATCGAGGCCGCGGAGCAGCTCGAGGTGCTGCACCCCGGGGATGTGGCCGAGTTCCGCAGGAAGGTGACCAAGGACGGGGACCTGCTGGTTGTCGCCCATGACCTGATCCGGAAGATGTCCCCT GACTGCCTGCTGGAGGTTTTCGACAACCTGGAGCAGCACATCCAGAGCCCGCTGGTGCTGCAGTCCATCCTCAGCCTGATGGAGAGGGGCACCATGGTGCTGACCACCAACTACGACAACCTGCTGGAGATCTTTGGGCAGCAGCACAACAAGCCCATGGAGTCTTTGGATCTGAAGGACAAGACCAAG GTCCTTCAGTGGGCTAGAGGACACATGAAGTACGGAGTTCTTCACATTCACGGCTTATACACAGACCCCTGCGGGATGGTGTTGGACCCATCGGGATACAAAGACGTTACTCAAGACCCAGAAGTCATG GAAGTTCTTCAGAACTTGTACTGCACCAAATCTTTTCTGTTTGTGGGCTGCGGAGAGACCCTTCGTGATCAGATATTCCAGGCCCTCTTCCTTTATTCGGTGCCAAACAAGGTGGATTTGGAGCACTACATGGTTGTGCTCAAGGAGAACGAAGACCATTTCTTTAAGCATCAGGCAGACATGCTTCTGCATGGGATCAAAGTCGTGTCCTACGGGGACTGTTTTGACTATTTTCCGGGGTACGTGCAAGACCTTGCCACTCAGATCTGCAAACAGCGAAGTCCAg ATGCCGATCGAGTGGACAGCACCACGTTGTTCG GTAATGCATGCCAGGACTGTGCAAAGAGGAagttagaagaaaatgaaattgaagTTTCAAAGAAACTCAGACAATCAGATACTG
- the FAM118A gene encoding protein FAM118A isoform X3 — protein MDSVEKTTNRSEQKSRKFLKSLIRKQPQELLLVIGTGVSAAVAPGIPALCSWRSCIEAIIEAAEQLEVLHPGDVAEFRRKVTKDGDLLVVAHDLIRKMSPRTGDTKPNFFQDCLLEVFDNLEQHIQSPLVLQSILSLMERGTMVLTTNYDNLLEIFGQQHNKPMESLDLKDKTKVLQWARGHMKYGVLHIHGLYTDPCGMVLDPSGYKDVTQDPEVMEVLQNLYCTKSFLFVGCGETLRDQIFQALFLYSVPNKVDLEHYMVVLKENEDHFFKHQADMLLHGIKVVSYGDCFDYFPGYVQDLATQICKQRSPDADRVDSTTLFGNACQDCAKRKLEENEIEVSKKLRQSDTVEKAAESAEQI, from the exons ATGGATTCCGTGGAAAAGACAACAAACAGAAGTGAACAAAAATCAAG aaagtttttaaaaagcctcatCCGGAAACAGCCCCAGGAACTGCTCCTGGTCATCGGGACAGGAGTCAGTGCCGCCGTGGCCCCAGGGATCCCCGCCCTGTGCTCGTGGAGGAGCTGCATCGAGGCCATCATCGAGGCCGCGGAGCAGCTCGAGGTGCTGCACCCCGGGGATGTGGCCGAGTTCCGCAGGAAGGTGACCAAGGACGGGGACCTGCTGGTTGTCGCCCATGACCTGATCCGGAAGATGTCCCCT CGCACGGGCGACACCAAGCCCAACTTCTTCCAGGACTGCCTGCTGGAGGTTTTCGACAACCTGGAGCAGCACATCCAGAGCCCGCTGGTGCTGCAGTCCATCCTCAGCCTGATGGAGAGGGGCACCATGGTGCTGACCACCAACTACGACAACCTGCTGGAGATCTTTGGGCAGCAGCACAACAAGCCCATGGAGTCTTTGGATCTGAAGGACAAGACCAAG GTCCTTCAGTGGGCTAGAGGACACATGAAGTACGGAGTTCTTCACATTCACGGCTTATACACAGACCCCTGCGGGATGGTGTTGGACCCATCGGGATACAAAGACGTTACTCAAGACCCAGAAGTCATG GAAGTTCTTCAGAACTTGTACTGCACCAAATCTTTTCTGTTTGTGGGCTGCGGAGAGACCCTTCGTGATCAGATATTCCAGGCCCTCTTCCTTTATTCGGTGCCAAACAAGGTGGATTTGGAGCACTACATGGTTGTGCTCAAGGAGAACGAAGACCATTTCTTTAAGCATCAGGCAGACATGCTTCTGCATGGGATCAAAGTCGTGTCCTACGGGGACTGTTTTGACTATTTTCCGGGGTACGTGCAAGACCTTGCCACTCAGATCTGCAAACAGCGAAGTCCAg ATGCCGATCGAGTGGACAGCACCACGTTGTTCG GTAATGCATGCCAGGACTGTGCAAAGAGGAagttagaagaaaatgaaattgaagTTTCAAAGAAACTCAGACAATCAGATACTG
- the FAM118A gene encoding protein FAM118A isoform X8 — protein MDSVEKTTNRSEQKSSRKFLKSLIRKQPQELLLVIGTGVSAAVAPGIPALCSWRSCIEAIIEAAEQLEVLHPGDVAEFRRKVTKDGDLLVVAHDLIRKMSPRTGDTKPNFFQDCLLEVFDNLEQHIQSPLVLQSILSLMERGTMVLTTNYDNLLEIFGQQHNKPMESLDLKDKTKVLQWARGHMKYGVLHIHGLYTDPCGMVLDPSGYKDVTQDPEVMEVLQNLYCTKSFLFVGCGETLRDQIFQALFLYSVPNKVDLEHYMVVLKENEDHFFKHQADMLLHGIKVVSYGDCFDYFPGYVQDLATQICKQRSPDADRVDSTTLFGNACQDCAKRKLEENEIEVSKKLRQSDTASI, from the exons ATGGATTCCGTGGAAAAGACAACAAACAGAAGTGAACAAAAATCAAG tagaaagtttttaaaaagcctcatCCGGAAACAGCCCCAGGAACTGCTCCTGGTCATCGGGACAGGAGTCAGTGCCGCCGTGGCCCCAGGGATCCCCGCCCTGTGCTCGTGGAGGAGCTGCATCGAGGCCATCATCGAGGCCGCGGAGCAGCTCGAGGTGCTGCACCCCGGGGATGTGGCCGAGTTCCGCAGGAAGGTGACCAAGGACGGGGACCTGCTGGTTGTCGCCCATGACCTGATCCGGAAGATGTCCCCT CGCACGGGCGACACCAAGCCCAACTTCTTCCAGGACTGCCTGCTGGAGGTTTTCGACAACCTGGAGCAGCACATCCAGAGCCCGCTGGTGCTGCAGTCCATCCTCAGCCTGATGGAGAGGGGCACCATGGTGCTGACCACCAACTACGACAACCTGCTGGAGATCTTTGGGCAGCAGCACAACAAGCCCATGGAGTCTTTGGATCTGAAGGACAAGACCAAG GTCCTTCAGTGGGCTAGAGGACACATGAAGTACGGAGTTCTTCACATTCACGGCTTATACACAGACCCCTGCGGGATGGTGTTGGACCCATCGGGATACAAAGACGTTACTCAAGACCCAGAAGTCATG GAAGTTCTTCAGAACTTGTACTGCACCAAATCTTTTCTGTTTGTGGGCTGCGGAGAGACCCTTCGTGATCAGATATTCCAGGCCCTCTTCCTTTATTCGGTGCCAAACAAGGTGGATTTGGAGCACTACATGGTTGTGCTCAAGGAGAACGAAGACCATTTCTTTAAGCATCAGGCAGACATGCTTCTGCATGGGATCAAAGTCGTGTCCTACGGGGACTGTTTTGACTATTTTCCGGGGTACGTGCAAGACCTTGCCACTCAGATCTGCAAACAGCGAAGTCCAg ATGCCGATCGAGTGGACAGCACCACGTTGTTCG GTAATGCATGCCAGGACTGTGCAAAGAGGAagttagaagaaaatgaaattgaagTTTCAAAGAAACTCAGACAATCAGATACTG
- the FAM118A gene encoding protein FAM118A isoform X4, producing the protein MDSVEKTTNRSEQKSSRKFLKSLIRKQPQELLLVIGTGVSAAVAPGIPALCSWRSCIEAIIEAAEQLEVLHPGDVAEFRRKVTKDGDLLVVAHDLIRKMSPRTGDTKPNFFQDCLLEVFDNLEQHIQSPLVLQSILSLMERGTMVLTTNYDNLLEIFGQQHNKPMESLDLKDKTKVLQWARGHMKYGVLHIHGLYTDPCGMVLDPSGYKDVTQDPEVMEVLQNLYCTKSFLFVGCGETLRDQIFQALFLYSVPNKVDLEHYMVVLKENEDHFFKHQADMLLHGIKVVSYGDCFDYFPGYVQDLATQICKQRSPDADRVDSTTLFGNACQDCAKRKLEENEIEVSKKLRQSDTDEEAGPERF; encoded by the exons ATGGATTCCGTGGAAAAGACAACAAACAGAAGTGAACAAAAATCAAG tagaaagtttttaaaaagcctcatCCGGAAACAGCCCCAGGAACTGCTCCTGGTCATCGGGACAGGAGTCAGTGCCGCCGTGGCCCCAGGGATCCCCGCCCTGTGCTCGTGGAGGAGCTGCATCGAGGCCATCATCGAGGCCGCGGAGCAGCTCGAGGTGCTGCACCCCGGGGATGTGGCCGAGTTCCGCAGGAAGGTGACCAAGGACGGGGACCTGCTGGTTGTCGCCCATGACCTGATCCGGAAGATGTCCCCT CGCACGGGCGACACCAAGCCCAACTTCTTCCAGGACTGCCTGCTGGAGGTTTTCGACAACCTGGAGCAGCACATCCAGAGCCCGCTGGTGCTGCAGTCCATCCTCAGCCTGATGGAGAGGGGCACCATGGTGCTGACCACCAACTACGACAACCTGCTGGAGATCTTTGGGCAGCAGCACAACAAGCCCATGGAGTCTTTGGATCTGAAGGACAAGACCAAG GTCCTTCAGTGGGCTAGAGGACACATGAAGTACGGAGTTCTTCACATTCACGGCTTATACACAGACCCCTGCGGGATGGTGTTGGACCCATCGGGATACAAAGACGTTACTCAAGACCCAGAAGTCATG GAAGTTCTTCAGAACTTGTACTGCACCAAATCTTTTCTGTTTGTGGGCTGCGGAGAGACCCTTCGTGATCAGATATTCCAGGCCCTCTTCCTTTATTCGGTGCCAAACAAGGTGGATTTGGAGCACTACATGGTTGTGCTCAAGGAGAACGAAGACCATTTCTTTAAGCATCAGGCAGACATGCTTCTGCATGGGATCAAAGTCGTGTCCTACGGGGACTGTTTTGACTATTTTCCGGGGTACGTGCAAGACCTTGCCACTCAGATCTGCAAACAGCGAAGTCCAg ATGCCGATCGAGTGGACAGCACCACGTTGTTCG GTAATGCATGCCAGGACTGTGCAAAGAGGAagttagaagaaaatgaaattgaagTTTCAAAGAAACTCAGACAATCAGATACTG
- the FAM118A gene encoding protein FAM118A isoform X2 — translation MDSVEKTTNRSEQKSSRKFLKSLIRKQPQELLLVIGTGVSAAVAPGIPALCSWRSCIEAIIEAAEQLEVLHPGDVAEFRRKVTKDGDLLVVAHDLIRKMSPRTGDTKPNFFQDCLLEVFDNLEQHIQSPLVLQSILSLMERGTMVLTTNYDNLLEIFGQQHNKPMESLDLKDKTKVLQWARGHMKYGVLHIHGLYTDPCGMVLDPSGYKDVTQDPEVMEVLQNLYCTKSFLFVGCGETLRDQIFQALFLYSVPNKVDLEHYMVVLKENEDHFFKHQADMLLHGIKVVSYGDCFDYFPGYVQDLATQICKQRSPDADRVDSTTLFGNACQDCAKRKLEENEIEVSKKLRQSDTVILPLIFRVIP, via the exons ATGGATTCCGTGGAAAAGACAACAAACAGAAGTGAACAAAAATCAAG tagaaagtttttaaaaagcctcatCCGGAAACAGCCCCAGGAACTGCTCCTGGTCATCGGGACAGGAGTCAGTGCCGCCGTGGCCCCAGGGATCCCCGCCCTGTGCTCGTGGAGGAGCTGCATCGAGGCCATCATCGAGGCCGCGGAGCAGCTCGAGGTGCTGCACCCCGGGGATGTGGCCGAGTTCCGCAGGAAGGTGACCAAGGACGGGGACCTGCTGGTTGTCGCCCATGACCTGATCCGGAAGATGTCCCCT CGCACGGGCGACACCAAGCCCAACTTCTTCCAGGACTGCCTGCTGGAGGTTTTCGACAACCTGGAGCAGCACATCCAGAGCCCGCTGGTGCTGCAGTCCATCCTCAGCCTGATGGAGAGGGGCACCATGGTGCTGACCACCAACTACGACAACCTGCTGGAGATCTTTGGGCAGCAGCACAACAAGCCCATGGAGTCTTTGGATCTGAAGGACAAGACCAAG GTCCTTCAGTGGGCTAGAGGACACATGAAGTACGGAGTTCTTCACATTCACGGCTTATACACAGACCCCTGCGGGATGGTGTTGGACCCATCGGGATACAAAGACGTTACTCAAGACCCAGAAGTCATG GAAGTTCTTCAGAACTTGTACTGCACCAAATCTTTTCTGTTTGTGGGCTGCGGAGAGACCCTTCGTGATCAGATATTCCAGGCCCTCTTCCTTTATTCGGTGCCAAACAAGGTGGATTTGGAGCACTACATGGTTGTGCTCAAGGAGAACGAAGACCATTTCTTTAAGCATCAGGCAGACATGCTTCTGCATGGGATCAAAGTCGTGTCCTACGGGGACTGTTTTGACTATTTTCCGGGGTACGTGCAAGACCTTGCCACTCAGATCTGCAAACAGCGAAGTCCAg ATGCCGATCGAGTGGACAGCACCACGTTGTTCG GTAATGCATGCCAGGACTGTGCAAAGAGGAagttagaagaaaatgaaattgaagTTTCAAAGAAACTCAGACAATCAGATACTG TCATACTGCCTCTCATTTTCCGAGTCATCCCCTGA
- the FAM118A gene encoding protein FAM118A isoform X5 translates to MDSVEKTTNRSEQKSSRKFLKSLIRKQPQELLLVIGTGVSAAVAPGIPALCSWRSCIEAIIEAAEQLEVLHPGDVAEFRRKVTKDGDLLVVAHDLIRKMSPRTGDTKPNFFQDCLLEVFDNLEQHIQSPLVLQSILSLMERGTMVLTTNYDNLLEIFGQQHNKPMESLDLKDKTKVLQWARGHMKYGVLHIHGLYTDPCGMVLDPSGYKDVTQDPEVMEVLQNLYCTKSFLFVGCGETLRDQIFQALFLYSVPNKVDLEHYMVVLKENEDHFFKHQADMLLHGIKVVSYGDCFDYFPGYVQDLATQICKQRSPDADRVDSTTLFGNACQDCAKRKLEENEIEVSKKLRQSDTDDAGGS, encoded by the exons ATGGATTCCGTGGAAAAGACAACAAACAGAAGTGAACAAAAATCAAG tagaaagtttttaaaaagcctcatCCGGAAACAGCCCCAGGAACTGCTCCTGGTCATCGGGACAGGAGTCAGTGCCGCCGTGGCCCCAGGGATCCCCGCCCTGTGCTCGTGGAGGAGCTGCATCGAGGCCATCATCGAGGCCGCGGAGCAGCTCGAGGTGCTGCACCCCGGGGATGTGGCCGAGTTCCGCAGGAAGGTGACCAAGGACGGGGACCTGCTGGTTGTCGCCCATGACCTGATCCGGAAGATGTCCCCT CGCACGGGCGACACCAAGCCCAACTTCTTCCAGGACTGCCTGCTGGAGGTTTTCGACAACCTGGAGCAGCACATCCAGAGCCCGCTGGTGCTGCAGTCCATCCTCAGCCTGATGGAGAGGGGCACCATGGTGCTGACCACCAACTACGACAACCTGCTGGAGATCTTTGGGCAGCAGCACAACAAGCCCATGGAGTCTTTGGATCTGAAGGACAAGACCAAG GTCCTTCAGTGGGCTAGAGGACACATGAAGTACGGAGTTCTTCACATTCACGGCTTATACACAGACCCCTGCGGGATGGTGTTGGACCCATCGGGATACAAAGACGTTACTCAAGACCCAGAAGTCATG GAAGTTCTTCAGAACTTGTACTGCACCAAATCTTTTCTGTTTGTGGGCTGCGGAGAGACCCTTCGTGATCAGATATTCCAGGCCCTCTTCCTTTATTCGGTGCCAAACAAGGTGGATTTGGAGCACTACATGGTTGTGCTCAAGGAGAACGAAGACCATTTCTTTAAGCATCAGGCAGACATGCTTCTGCATGGGATCAAAGTCGTGTCCTACGGGGACTGTTTTGACTATTTTCCGGGGTACGTGCAAGACCTTGCCACTCAGATCTGCAAACAGCGAAGTCCAg ATGCCGATCGAGTGGACAGCACCACGTTGTTCG GTAATGCATGCCAGGACTGTGCAAAGAGGAagttagaagaaaatgaaattgaagTTTCAAAGAAACTCAGACAATCAGATACTG ATGATGCTGGAGGGTCTTGA
- the FAM118A gene encoding protein FAM118A isoform X6 codes for MDSVEKTTNRSEQKSRKFLKSLIRKQPQELLLVIGTGVSAAVAPGIPALCSWRSCIEAIIEAAEQLEVLHPGDVAEFRRKVTKDGDLLVVAHDLIRKMSPRTGDTKPNFFQDCLLEVFDNLEQHIQSPLVLQSILSLMERGTMVLTTNYDNLLEIFGQQHNKPMESLDLKDKTKVLQWARGHMKYGVLHIHGLYTDPCGMVLDPSGYKDVTQDPEVMEVLQNLYCTKSFLFVGCGETLRDQIFQALFLYSVPNKVDLEHYMVVLKENEDHFFKHQADMLLHGIKVVSYGDCFDYFPGYVQDLATQICKQRSPDADRVDSTTLFGNACQDCAKRKLEENEIEVSKKLRQSDTDDAGGS; via the exons ATGGATTCCGTGGAAAAGACAACAAACAGAAGTGAACAAAAATCAAG aaagtttttaaaaagcctcatCCGGAAACAGCCCCAGGAACTGCTCCTGGTCATCGGGACAGGAGTCAGTGCCGCCGTGGCCCCAGGGATCCCCGCCCTGTGCTCGTGGAGGAGCTGCATCGAGGCCATCATCGAGGCCGCGGAGCAGCTCGAGGTGCTGCACCCCGGGGATGTGGCCGAGTTCCGCAGGAAGGTGACCAAGGACGGGGACCTGCTGGTTGTCGCCCATGACCTGATCCGGAAGATGTCCCCT CGCACGGGCGACACCAAGCCCAACTTCTTCCAGGACTGCCTGCTGGAGGTTTTCGACAACCTGGAGCAGCACATCCAGAGCCCGCTGGTGCTGCAGTCCATCCTCAGCCTGATGGAGAGGGGCACCATGGTGCTGACCACCAACTACGACAACCTGCTGGAGATCTTTGGGCAGCAGCACAACAAGCCCATGGAGTCTTTGGATCTGAAGGACAAGACCAAG GTCCTTCAGTGGGCTAGAGGACACATGAAGTACGGAGTTCTTCACATTCACGGCTTATACACAGACCCCTGCGGGATGGTGTTGGACCCATCGGGATACAAAGACGTTACTCAAGACCCAGAAGTCATG GAAGTTCTTCAGAACTTGTACTGCACCAAATCTTTTCTGTTTGTGGGCTGCGGAGAGACCCTTCGTGATCAGATATTCCAGGCCCTCTTCCTTTATTCGGTGCCAAACAAGGTGGATTTGGAGCACTACATGGTTGTGCTCAAGGAGAACGAAGACCATTTCTTTAAGCATCAGGCAGACATGCTTCTGCATGGGATCAAAGTCGTGTCCTACGGGGACTGTTTTGACTATTTTCCGGGGTACGTGCAAGACCTTGCCACTCAGATCTGCAAACAGCGAAGTCCAg ATGCCGATCGAGTGGACAGCACCACGTTGTTCG GTAATGCATGCCAGGACTGTGCAAAGAGGAagttagaagaaaatgaaattgaagTTTCAAAGAAACTCAGACAATCAGATACTG ATGATGCTGGAGGGTCTTGA